The following proteins come from a genomic window of Sorex araneus isolate mSorAra2 chromosome 1, mSorAra2.pri, whole genome shotgun sequence:
- the LOC105942939 gene encoding eukaryotic initiation factor 4A-III-like — protein sequence MTTMATSSLAWKQLLKEQDMTNVEFEMSKEVDVTPTFDTMGLREDLLRGIYAYGFEKPSAIQQRAIKQIIRGRDVIMQSQSGTGKTATFSVSVLQCLDIQVCETQALILAPTRELAVQIQKGLLALGDYMNVQCHACIGGTNVGEDIRKLDYGQHVVAGTPGRVFDMIRRRSLRTRAIKMLVLDEADEMLDKGFKEQIYDVYRYLSPATQVVLTSATLPHEILEMTSKFMTDPIRILVKRDELTLEGIKQFFVAVEREEWKFDTLCDLYDTLTITQAVIFCNTKRKVDWLTEKMREANFTVSSMHGDMPQKERESIMKEFRSGASRVLISTDMWARGLDVPQVSLIINYDLPNNRELYIHRIGRSGRYGRKGVAISFVKNDDICILRDMEQYYSTQIEEMPMNIVDLI from the coding sequence ATGACCACGATGGCGACGTCCAGCTTGGCATGGAAGCAGCTGCTCAAGGAGCAGGACATGACCAATGTGGAGTTTGAAATGAGCAAGGAGGTGGACGTGACCCCCACATTTGACACCATGGGCCTGCGGGAAGACCTGCTGCGTGGCATCTACGCCTATGGCTTCGAAAAGCCGTCTGCCATCCAGCAGCGAGCCATCAAGCAGATCATCAGAGGCAGAGACGTCATCATGCAGTCTCAGTCTGGTACTGGCAAGACGGCCACCTTCAGTGTCTCAGTGCTCCAGTGTCTGGACATTCAGGTCTGTGAGACGCAGGCTCTGATCTTGGCCCCGACGAGAGAGTTGGCCGTGCAGATCCAGAAGGGCTTGCTCGCTCTGGGCGACTACATGAATGTCCAGTGCCATGCCTGCATTGGGGGCACCAACGTGGGAGAGGACATCCGGAAGCTGGACTATGGGCAGCACGTCGTGGCCGGTACACCAGGACGGGTCTTTGATATGATTCGGCGCAGAAGCCTGAGGACCCGCGCTATCAAGATGCTGGTTTTGGATGAAGCTGATGAAATGTTGGATAAAGGCTTCAAAGAGCAGATCTACGATGTGTACCGCTACCTGTCCCCGGCCACGCAGGTGGTGCTCACCAGCGCCACGCTGCCCCACGAGATCCTGGAGATGACCAGCAAGTTCATGACCGACCCCATCCGCATCTTGGTGAAGCGTGATGAGCTGACCCTGGAAGGCATCAAGCAGTTCTTTGTGGCagtggagagagaggagtggAAGTTCGACACGCTGTGTGACCTGTATGACACGCTCACCATCACGCAGGCCGTCATCTTCTGCAACACCAAGCGGAAGGTGGACTGGCTGACAGAGAAGATGCGTGAGGCCAACTTCACTGTGTCATCCATGCATGGAGACATGCCGCAGAAGGAGCGTGAATCCATCATGAAGGAGTTTCGCTCGGGCGCCAGCCGTGTGCTTATCTCTACAGACATGTGGGCCCGGGGCTTGGATGTCCCCCAGGTGTCCCTCATCATCAACTATGACCTGCCCAACAACCGGGAGCTGTACATCCACAGAATCGGGAGGTCGGGCCGCTATGGCCGCAAGGGTGTGGCCATCAGCTTCGTGAAGAACGACGACATCTGCATCCTCAGGGATATGGAGCAGTACTACTCCACCCAGATCGAGGAGATGCCCATGAACATTGTCGATCTCATCTGA